In the Thermodesulfovibrio yellowstonii DSM 11347 genome, one interval contains:
- a CDS encoding lipoprotein, which produces MKKILALVLSLILMVSFSFALGCKKAEEPKKPEAPAPAPAPAPAAPEKAPEAPKAPEAPKAPEAPKAPEKAPEKPAEKKK; this is translated from the coding sequence ATGAAAAAAATATTGGCATTAGTACTTTCTTTAATTCTCATGGTATCCTTTAGCTTCGCATTAGGATGCAAAAAGGCTGAGGAACCAAAGAAGCCAGAGGCACCAGCACCAGCTCCTGCACCAGCACCAGCAGCTCCTGAAAAAGCTCCTGAGGCTCCAAAAGCTCCTGAAGCTCCAAAGGCTCCTGAGGCTCCAAAGGCTCCTGAAAAAGCTCCTGAAA
- a CDS encoding PA2779 family protein, with product MMKKILVIYLSVAILVIGTVQSSGAGIIPSEMTLNSTTQDLEKIQKFLEMKMVSQRLKDFGYSEKEIMDRLSTLDEQTLHKLALKIDEIKIAGDAGLAVILALLIIALVILIINLTGHRVVVK from the coding sequence ATGATGAAAAAAATTCTTGTTATTTACTTGAGTGTTGCGATTTTAGTAATCGGAACAGTGCAATCATCGGGTGCTGGAATTATTCCCTCAGAGATGACTCTTAATTCTACTACTCAAGATCTGGAAAAAATTCAAAAATTTCTTGAGATGAAAATGGTTTCCCAGAGACTTAAAGATTTTGGTTATTCTGAAAAAGAAATTATGGATAGGCTTTCAACACTTGATGAACAAACCCTGCATAAGCTTGCTCTAAAAATTGATGAAATAAAAATTGCAGGAGATGCAGGTTTAGCTGTAATTTTAGCACTTTTAATAATAGCACTTGTTATACTCATCATTAACCTTACAGGGCACAGGGTAGTGGTGAAATAA
- a CDS encoding OsmC family protein, producing the protein MAMVKKIKVDTKWIENFLIEVKARNHIIYVDQPEDSGGKNKGITPLEHLLAALGSCICSMAVIIAKQKNIELKNFDVSVEGEIDYDVLLGKSKQPRPGFYKIVVKVKLDAALTDIEKKEFIKEIQSRCPVADGLMNITPLEVIIE; encoded by the coding sequence ATGGCTATGGTAAAAAAAATTAAAGTAGACACAAAATGGATTGAAAATTTTCTTATTGAGGTAAAAGCCCGAAATCATATAATCTATGTTGATCAACCTGAAGATTCAGGTGGAAAAAATAAAGGGATAACTCCTCTTGAACATTTGCTCGCTGCTCTTGGTAGCTGTATTTGTTCAATGGCTGTTATTATTGCTAAACAAAAAAATATAGAATTAAAAAATTTTGATGTTTCTGTAGAAGGAGAAATTGATTATGATGTATTACTCGGTAAATCTAAACAACCAAGACCAGGATTTTACAAAATTGTTGTCAAAGTAAAATTAGATGCAGCTTTAACAGATATTGAAAAGAAAGAATTTATTAAGGAAATACAAAGCCGTTGTCCTGTAGCAGATGGACTTATGAATATAACACCGCTTGAAGTAATTATAGAATAG
- a CDS encoding tetratricopeptide repeat protein: MPQIVVLHDPLTPQEHLQLGLNYEKKGLIEEAKKHYEEASKSDARGLLFLGNLYLNQGEYDKAEDYYKKAIKKNDKLADAYNNLAWIYCIKNKNLDEAEDMVKKALEIEKDNSDKVKIYQDTLEKIKKLNIKNRRE; this comes from the coding sequence ATGCCTCAAATTGTTGTTTTACACGACCCTTTAACTCCTCAAGAGCATCTTCAACTCGGATTAAACTATGAAAAAAAAGGACTTATTGAAGAAGCTAAAAAACATTATGAAGAAGCTTCAAAATCCGATGCGAGAGGATTACTCTTTCTCGGAAATTTATATTTAAATCAGGGAGAATATGACAAAGCAGAAGATTACTATAAAAAAGCAATCAAAAAAAATGATAAACTCGCTGATGCCTATAATAATCTGGCATGGATTTATTGCATAAAAAATAAAAATCTTGATGAAGCTGAAGACATGGTAAAAAAAGCATTAGAAATTGAAAAAGACAATTCAGATAAAGTTAAAATTTATCAGGATACACTTGAAAAAATTAAAAAACTTAATATAAAAAACAGGAGGGAATAA